The following nucleotide sequence is from Mycobacterium sp. 3519A.
CCGGGGTGGTGTTTCAGTCGCTCGACGAGAACATCGAGGAGCGAAAGCGGTTGGCTGAAGCGGAAGTCCGTCGTCGTTCTTCGTATGCGTCCGATCGACGGGAGGCGCGCTGATGGGTCCGTTCACGGTAGTCGTTGTTCTTCTCGTCGCACTGGTCGTCGCCTTGGTGATCGCTTCGATGCGCATCATCAAGGAATACGAACGCGGTGTCGCGTTCCGCCTCGGTCGACTGCGCGGGCCGTTGGGCCCGGGCATCGTCGTCGTGCTGCCGGGCATCGACAAGCTCGTGCGTGTCGACCTGCGCACGGTGACATTGACCATTCCGCCGCAGGAGGTCATCACCCGCGACAACGTGACCGCGCGGGTCAACGCCGTCGTGCTGTTCCGGGTGACCGACCCGACGAAATCAGTGATGGCGGTGGAGAATTTCGCGGTCGCCACGTCTCAGATCGCGCAGACCACGCTGCGTTCGGTGGTCGGGCGCGCGGACTTGGACACCTTGCTCGCGCACCGCGCCGATCTCAACGAGGACCTGGCCGCATCGATCGCGAGCCAGACGGAACCGTGGGGGATCAAGGTCGAGGTCGTCGAGATCAAGGATGTCGAGATTCCGGAGATGATGCAGCGGGCGATGGCCCGAGAGGCCGAGGCGGAGCGGGAGCGACGCGCCAAGGTGATCAGCGCCCGTGGCGAGTTGCAGGCGTCAGCGGAATTGCGCGACGCCGCAATGACACTCAGCGAGAGTCCGGCGTCGCTGCAACTGCGTTATCTGCAAACCCTGCTCGAACTTGGCGCCGACCAGAACTCGACCGTCGTTTTCCCGCTTCCAATGGACATCGTGGGCCCGTTCCTCGAGGGCTTGCGGGCCAACTCGACAGACGGCCCGGACAGCGGCGGCGACGCCGTCCCCCACATCAGGAGTGTGAAATCCGATGACTAGCGCAGCATCCGATCCGGTCCCCGTCGATGATGACGCCCCTGGAGTCGGTCGCCCCGTCGTCCTCGAGCCGACCCCGCCGGGGATGTGGCGGGCGCTGCTGGGGTTGGCGGTCGCTGTGTTAGCGCCGTTGGGGGGCTTCCTCGTTGGCGGTGCCTTCGGCGCCGGAACGATCGGCGAATCGATCGACCCGATGTTCATCTCGCTGTT
It contains:
- a CDS encoding slipin family protein, producing the protein MGPFTVVVVLLVALVVALVIASMRIIKEYERGVAFRLGRLRGPLGPGIVVVLPGIDKLVRVDLRTVTLTIPPQEVITRDNVTARVNAVVLFRVTDPTKSVMAVENFAVATSQIAQTTLRSVVGRADLDTLLAHRADLNEDLAASIASQTEPWGIKVEVVEIKDVEIPEMMQRAMAREAEAERERRAKVISARGELQASAELRDAAMTLSESPASLQLRYLQTLLELGADQNSTVVFPLPMDIVGPFLEGLRANSTDGPDSGGDAVPHIRSVKSDD